cattctttttttttttttttttttgcaacaatggGGCAGCCCAAACTTTAGGGCACAACAAACGCAGATATAATTGCCTGTGGGCACATATGTTTAAAGCGATATTCGCGTTGGCTTTAGAACTATAACTTCCATCATCCCTGCGGAGCCTCCTCCTGAAAACCCCACAGTGGATAAATCAATAGGGCCTGTTCAGCCTGCCTGCTTTTTCGGCTTAAAGGGCGTCTCAGTCACATCTTGCCGCCCCGGATCCCAGAGAGCCAGGCCTGTAGGGAGACGAGCGCTTCCGGGTTAGCGGGAACAGCTGTTGTACCCCGCACCCAGCATGCCCATCCCCGCCCGGTGAGGGGCCGCACAAGTGGTGGGGTGTATGGCGCCTCTGGCCAAGCTGCTACTCTGGCTCTCCCAGTCCGCCGCCGCTCGCCATTATAGCCTTTTCGCCAAAGGGCTCACTCGCACCCTGCTTATCTTCTTTAACATGGCCTGGAAACTGAGGATCAAGTTCCCCTATCTCTATGTTATCGCCTCCATGATGCTCAACGTCAGGCTACAGGTAATGGCTCTGCTGAGGGGAGGGGGTGCTAAAATGGAGGATTGTGTGTGTGTCTAAAGGCAAAACATGGGACTTG
The genomic region above belongs to Xenopus tropicalis strain Nigerian chromosome 9, UCB_Xtro_10.0, whole genome shotgun sequence and contains:
- the fam220a gene encoding small integral membrane protein 10-like protein 2A, with translation MAPLAKLLLWLSQSAAARHYSLFAKGLTRTLLIFFNMAWKLRIKFPYLYVIASMMLNVRLQVHIEIH